The Corylus avellana chromosome ca8, CavTom2PMs-1.0 genome has a segment encoding these proteins:
- the LOC132190831 gene encoding UDP-glycosyltransferase 90A1-like — translation MSKLPDPPCCVISDTFLGWTNGSCRALGMPRLVFHGMGVFAMAVKKSLSIHQNPNKCLTKSSSDTEHVHITGLMQLRFPLTTADLPDSLRQMDSCLSEFFVEAEKSDLGSWGVIVNSFIELEKDHVAPLECLYGNESTRAWCIGPLFLYDDQMEGGGNYYEEIDSFLKLHEQEEKSVIYVAFGSQADLSDTQLDELAYSLEQSGENYIWVVRSKTWDPPIIGRGLITKEWVELGHRAIGGFLSHYGWNSVLESLSMGVPILAWPMQNEQHLNAKFLVKEVKPALGVPAVGRNWKVVRREVICEAVKELMGGRRGKKAREKAIELGKLAKESSPGWWVFLQVLG, via the coding sequence TGCCCCGGCTGGTTTTTCATGGGATGGGGGTGTTTGCAATGGCGGTGAAGAAATCATTATCCATCCACCAAAACCCCAACAAGTGTTTGACGAAGTCGTCGTCCGACACGGAACATGTCCACATAACAGGACTAATGCAGCTTCGATTTCCGCTCACAACGGCGGATTTGCCTGATTCCCTTAGGCAGATGGATAGTTGCTTGTCAGAGTTCTTTGTGGAGGCTGAGAAATCTGATTTGGGAAGCTGGGGTGTGATTGTTAATAGCTTTATCGAGCTAGAAAAAGACCATGTTGCTCCATTGGAGTGTTTGTACGGGAATGAGAGTACAAGGGCATGGTGCATCGGTCCATTATTTTTGTATGATGATCAAATGGAGGGAGGGGGAAATTATTATGAGGAAATTGACAGTTTTTTAAAGCTGCATGAGCAAGAAGAAAAATCAGTGATATATGTGGCATTCGGGTCCCAGGCGGATTTGTCAGACACCCAGCTTGATGAATTGGCTTATAGCCTGGAACAATCCGGAGAAAATTACATCTGGGTCGTACGATCAAAGACTTGGGACCCACCGATCATAGGGAGAGGACTGATTACTAAAGAATGGGTGGAGCTGGGCCACCGAGCTATTGGCGGGTTTTTGAGCCATTATGGATGGAATTCGGTGTTGGAGAGCCTGTCGATGGGGGTTCCAATATTGGCGTGGCCCATGCAAAATGAGCAGCACCTGAATGCCAAGTTCTTGGTGAAGGAGGTCAAGCCGGCGCTCGGGGTTCCGGCGGTGGGCCGGAACTGGAAGGTTGTGAGGCGGGAAGTGATTTGTGAAGCGGTGAAAGAGTTGATGGGAGGAAGGAGAGGGAAGAAGGCAAGAGAGAAAGCAATTGAGTTGGGGAAATTGGCAAAAGAGAGCAGTCCAGGTTGGTGGGTCTTCTTACAAGTGCTTGGATGA